In Paroedura picta isolate Pp20150507F chromosome 1, Ppicta_v3.0, whole genome shotgun sequence, the following are encoded in one genomic region:
- the WASF1 gene encoding actin-binding protein WASF1 isoform X2: MPLVKRNIDPRYLCHTALPRGIKNELECVTNISLANIIRQLSSLSKYAEDIFGELFNEAHSFSFRVNSLQERVDRLSVSVTQLDPKEEELSLQDITMRKAFRSSTTQDQQLFDRKSLPIPLQETYDTCEQPPPLNILTPYRDDGKEGLKFYTNPSYFFDLWKEKMLQDTEDKRKEKRKQKVLHSLTKNLDRPHEPEKVPRAPHDRRREWQKLAQGPELAEDDASLLHKHIEVANGPASHFETRPQAYVEHMDGPYSLSALPYSQMTELLNRAEERVLVRPHEPPPPPPMHGGGDVKPIPPCVSSTSGLIENRPQSPATGRTPVFVSPTPPPPPPPLPSALSTSSLRSAMTSTPPPPVPPPPPPPTAALQAPAVPPPPAPLQIAPGVLHPAPPPIAPPLAQPSPPVTRAAQVCETILVPQGEMQGLPPPPPPPPLPPPGIRPSSPVTALSHPPTTIVPGPHVPIMPPSPPSQVTPASESKRHPSTLPVISDARSVLLEAIRKGIQLRKVEEQREQEAKHERVENDVATILSRRIAVEYSDSEDDSEFDEVDWLE, from the exons ATGCCATTGGTAAAAAGGAACATCGACCCCAGATACCTTTGTCATACAGCACTGCCCCGAGGCATTAAAAATGAACTAGAATGTGTTACCAATATCTCCTTGGCAAACATTATTAGGCAACTAAGTAGTCTAA GTAAATATGCAGAAGATATATTTGGTGAGCTTTTCAACGAGGCGCATAGTTTTTCCTTCAGAGTAAATTCCTTACAAGAACGTGTGGACCGCTTGTCTGTCAGTGTTACACAACTTGATCCAAAGGAAGAAGAAC TTTCATTACAGGATATAACAATGAGGAAAGCTTTCAGAAGTTCCACGACTCAAGATCAGCAGCTGTTTGACCGTAAGAGTCTTCCAATTCCACTGCAAGAGACTTACGATACATGTGAACAGCCTCCTCCACTCAACATACTTACACCTTACAG AGATGATGGAAAAGAGGGCTTGAAGTTTTACACCAATCCTTCATATTTCTTTGATCTTTGGAAAGAAAAGATGTTGCAAGATACAGAAGATAAacgaaaagaaaaaaggaagcagaaggTATTACACTCCTTGACC AAGAATTTAGATCGTCCTCATGAACCGGAAAAAGTGCCGCGGGCTCCCCATGACAGacggagagagtggcagaagctAGCCCAGGGTCCAGAACTTGCTGAAGATGATGCGAGTCTCTTACATAAGCACATTGAAGTTGCTAATGGCCCTGCGTCACATTTTGAGACAAG ACCTCAGGCATATGTGGAGCACATGGATGGACCTTATTCCCTTTCTGCATTGCCATACAGCCAGATGACAGAACTACTGAATAGGGCAGAGGAACGTGTATTAGTAAGACCGCATgaaccacctccacccccacctaTGCACGGAGGTGGAGATGTGAAACCAATTCCACCATGTGTCAG CTCCACCTCAGGTTTGATTGAAAACCGTCCTCAGTCACCTGCTACGGGCAGAACACCAGTGTTTGTGAGtccgacgccgccgccgccgcctccaccccTTCCATCTGCTTTGTCTACTTCTTCATTAAGATCTGCAATGACTTCCACTCCTCCCCCTCCGGTGCCaccgcctccccctcctccaacagCTGCTTTGCAAGCTCCAGCTGTACCGCCacctccagctcctctccagattgctcctggaGTTTTgcaccctgctcctcctccaattgCACCTCCTTTAGCACAACCCTCTCCTCCAGTCACTAGAGCTGCCCAAGTGTGTGAAACCATTCTAGTTCCACAAGGTGAAATGCAAGGActtccaccaccgccaccaccacctccactgcCACCTCCTGGAATTCGGCCCTCGTCACCAGTCACAGCCCTCTCTCACCCTCCCACCACCATTGTCCCTGGCCCTCATGTCCCAataatgcctccctccccaccgtcCCAAGTCACTCCCGCTTCTGAATCCAAACGCCACCCATCAACACTACCTGTCATCAGTGATGCAAGAAGCGTCCTTCTGGAAGCAATACGAAAAG GTATTCAGTTACGAAAAGTTGAAGAGCAGCGTGAACAAGAAGCTAAACATGAACGTGTTGAGAATGATGTTGCTACTATATTGTCTCGTCGTATTGCTGTGGAATATAGCGATTCTGAAGATGACTCGGAGTTTGATGAAGTCGATTGGTTGGAATAG
- the WASF1 gene encoding actin-binding protein WASF1 isoform X1: MPLVKRNIDPRYLCHTALPRGIKNELECVTNISLANIIRQLSSLSKYAEDIFGELFNEAHSFSFRVNSLQERVDRLSVSVTQLDPKEEELSLQDITMRKAFRSSTTQDQQLFDRKSLPIPLQETYDTCEQPPPLNILTPYRDDGKEGLKFYTNPSYFFDLWKEKMLQDTEDKRKEKRKQKVLHSLTQKNLDRPHEPEKVPRAPHDRRREWQKLAQGPELAEDDASLLHKHIEVANGPASHFETRPQAYVEHMDGPYSLSALPYSQMTELLNRAEERVLVRPHEPPPPPPMHGGGDVKPIPPCVSSTSGLIENRPQSPATGRTPVFVSPTPPPPPPPLPSALSTSSLRSAMTSTPPPPVPPPPPPPTAALQAPAVPPPPAPLQIAPGVLHPAPPPIAPPLAQPSPPVTRAAQVCETILVPQGEMQGLPPPPPPPPLPPPGIRPSSPVTALSHPPTTIVPGPHVPIMPPSPPSQVTPASESKRHPSTLPVISDARSVLLEAIRKGIQLRKVEEQREQEAKHERVENDVATILSRRIAVEYSDSEDDSEFDEVDWLE, translated from the exons ATGCCATTGGTAAAAAGGAACATCGACCCCAGATACCTTTGTCATACAGCACTGCCCCGAGGCATTAAAAATGAACTAGAATGTGTTACCAATATCTCCTTGGCAAACATTATTAGGCAACTAAGTAGTCTAA GTAAATATGCAGAAGATATATTTGGTGAGCTTTTCAACGAGGCGCATAGTTTTTCCTTCAGAGTAAATTCCTTACAAGAACGTGTGGACCGCTTGTCTGTCAGTGTTACACAACTTGATCCAAAGGAAGAAGAAC TTTCATTACAGGATATAACAATGAGGAAAGCTTTCAGAAGTTCCACGACTCAAGATCAGCAGCTGTTTGACCGTAAGAGTCTTCCAATTCCACTGCAAGAGACTTACGATACATGTGAACAGCCTCCTCCACTCAACATACTTACACCTTACAG AGATGATGGAAAAGAGGGCTTGAAGTTTTACACCAATCCTTCATATTTCTTTGATCTTTGGAAAGAAAAGATGTTGCAAGATACAGAAGATAAacgaaaagaaaaaaggaagcagaaggTATTACACTCCTTGACC CAGAAGAATTTAGATCGTCCTCATGAACCGGAAAAAGTGCCGCGGGCTCCCCATGACAGacggagagagtggcagaagctAGCCCAGGGTCCAGAACTTGCTGAAGATGATGCGAGTCTCTTACATAAGCACATTGAAGTTGCTAATGGCCCTGCGTCACATTTTGAGACAAG ACCTCAGGCATATGTGGAGCACATGGATGGACCTTATTCCCTTTCTGCATTGCCATACAGCCAGATGACAGAACTACTGAATAGGGCAGAGGAACGTGTATTAGTAAGACCGCATgaaccacctccacccccacctaTGCACGGAGGTGGAGATGTGAAACCAATTCCACCATGTGTCAG CTCCACCTCAGGTTTGATTGAAAACCGTCCTCAGTCACCTGCTACGGGCAGAACACCAGTGTTTGTGAGtccgacgccgccgccgccgcctccaccccTTCCATCTGCTTTGTCTACTTCTTCATTAAGATCTGCAATGACTTCCACTCCTCCCCCTCCGGTGCCaccgcctccccctcctccaacagCTGCTTTGCAAGCTCCAGCTGTACCGCCacctccagctcctctccagattgctcctggaGTTTTgcaccctgctcctcctccaattgCACCTCCTTTAGCACAACCCTCTCCTCCAGTCACTAGAGCTGCCCAAGTGTGTGAAACCATTCTAGTTCCACAAGGTGAAATGCAAGGActtccaccaccgccaccaccacctccactgcCACCTCCTGGAATTCGGCCCTCGTCACCAGTCACAGCCCTCTCTCACCCTCCCACCACCATTGTCCCTGGCCCTCATGTCCCAataatgcctccctccccaccgtcCCAAGTCACTCCCGCTTCTGAATCCAAACGCCACCCATCAACACTACCTGTCATCAGTGATGCAAGAAGCGTCCTTCTGGAAGCAATACGAAAAG GTATTCAGTTACGAAAAGTTGAAGAGCAGCGTGAACAAGAAGCTAAACATGAACGTGTTGAGAATGATGTTGCTACTATATTGTCTCGTCGTATTGCTGTGGAATATAGCGATTCTGAAGATGACTCGGAGTTTGATGAAGTCGATTGGTTGGAATAG
- the WASF1 gene encoding actin-binding protein WASF1 isoform X4, whose amino-acid sequence MPLVKRNIDPRYLCHTALPRGIKNELECVTNISLANIIRQLSSLSKYAEDIFGELFNEAHSFSFRVNSLQERVDRLSVSVTQLDPKEEELSLQDITMRKAFRSSTTQDQQLFDRKSLPIPLQETYDTCEQPPPLNILTPYRDDGKEGLKFYTNPSYFFDLWKEKMLQDTEDKRKEKRKQKKNLDRPHEPEKVPRAPHDRRREWQKLAQGPELAEDDASLLHKHIEVANGPASHFETRPQAYVEHMDGPYSLSALPYSQMTELLNRAEERVLVRPHEPPPPPPMHGGGDVKPIPPCVSSTSGLIENRPQSPATGRTPVFVSPTPPPPPPPLPSALSTSSLRSAMTSTPPPPVPPPPPPPTAALQAPAVPPPPAPLQIAPGVLHPAPPPIAPPLAQPSPPVTRAAQVCETILVPQGEMQGLPPPPPPPPLPPPGIRPSSPVTALSHPPTTIVPGPHVPIMPPSPPSQVTPASESKRHPSTLPVISDARSVLLEAIRKGIQLRKVEEQREQEAKHERVENDVATILSRRIAVEYSDSEDDSEFDEVDWLE is encoded by the exons ATGCCATTGGTAAAAAGGAACATCGACCCCAGATACCTTTGTCATACAGCACTGCCCCGAGGCATTAAAAATGAACTAGAATGTGTTACCAATATCTCCTTGGCAAACATTATTAGGCAACTAAGTAGTCTAA GTAAATATGCAGAAGATATATTTGGTGAGCTTTTCAACGAGGCGCATAGTTTTTCCTTCAGAGTAAATTCCTTACAAGAACGTGTGGACCGCTTGTCTGTCAGTGTTACACAACTTGATCCAAAGGAAGAAGAAC TTTCATTACAGGATATAACAATGAGGAAAGCTTTCAGAAGTTCCACGACTCAAGATCAGCAGCTGTTTGACCGTAAGAGTCTTCCAATTCCACTGCAAGAGACTTACGATACATGTGAACAGCCTCCTCCACTCAACATACTTACACCTTACAG AGATGATGGAAAAGAGGGCTTGAAGTTTTACACCAATCCTTCATATTTCTTTGATCTTTGGAAAGAAAAGATGTTGCAAGATACAGAAGATAAacgaaaagaaaaaaggaagcagaag AAGAATTTAGATCGTCCTCATGAACCGGAAAAAGTGCCGCGGGCTCCCCATGACAGacggagagagtggcagaagctAGCCCAGGGTCCAGAACTTGCTGAAGATGATGCGAGTCTCTTACATAAGCACATTGAAGTTGCTAATGGCCCTGCGTCACATTTTGAGACAAG ACCTCAGGCATATGTGGAGCACATGGATGGACCTTATTCCCTTTCTGCATTGCCATACAGCCAGATGACAGAACTACTGAATAGGGCAGAGGAACGTGTATTAGTAAGACCGCATgaaccacctccacccccacctaTGCACGGAGGTGGAGATGTGAAACCAATTCCACCATGTGTCAG CTCCACCTCAGGTTTGATTGAAAACCGTCCTCAGTCACCTGCTACGGGCAGAACACCAGTGTTTGTGAGtccgacgccgccgccgccgcctccaccccTTCCATCTGCTTTGTCTACTTCTTCATTAAGATCTGCAATGACTTCCACTCCTCCCCCTCCGGTGCCaccgcctccccctcctccaacagCTGCTTTGCAAGCTCCAGCTGTACCGCCacctccagctcctctccagattgctcctggaGTTTTgcaccctgctcctcctccaattgCACCTCCTTTAGCACAACCCTCTCCTCCAGTCACTAGAGCTGCCCAAGTGTGTGAAACCATTCTAGTTCCACAAGGTGAAATGCAAGGActtccaccaccgccaccaccacctccactgcCACCTCCTGGAATTCGGCCCTCGTCACCAGTCACAGCCCTCTCTCACCCTCCCACCACCATTGTCCCTGGCCCTCATGTCCCAataatgcctccctccccaccgtcCCAAGTCACTCCCGCTTCTGAATCCAAACGCCACCCATCAACACTACCTGTCATCAGTGATGCAAGAAGCGTCCTTCTGGAAGCAATACGAAAAG GTATTCAGTTACGAAAAGTTGAAGAGCAGCGTGAACAAGAAGCTAAACATGAACGTGTTGAGAATGATGTTGCTACTATATTGTCTCGTCGTATTGCTGTGGAATATAGCGATTCTGAAGATGACTCGGAGTTTGATGAAGTCGATTGGTTGGAATAG
- the WASF1 gene encoding actin-binding protein WASF1 isoform X3 — protein sequence MPLVKRNIDPRYLCHTALPRGIKNELECVTNISLANIIRQLSSLSKYAEDIFGELFNEAHSFSFRVNSLQERVDRLSVSVTQLDPKEEELSLQDITMRKAFRSSTTQDQQLFDRKSLPIPLQETYDTCEQPPPLNILTPYRDDGKEGLKFYTNPSYFFDLWKEKMLQDTEDKRKEKRKQKQKNLDRPHEPEKVPRAPHDRRREWQKLAQGPELAEDDASLLHKHIEVANGPASHFETRPQAYVEHMDGPYSLSALPYSQMTELLNRAEERVLVRPHEPPPPPPMHGGGDVKPIPPCVSSTSGLIENRPQSPATGRTPVFVSPTPPPPPPPLPSALSTSSLRSAMTSTPPPPVPPPPPPPTAALQAPAVPPPPAPLQIAPGVLHPAPPPIAPPLAQPSPPVTRAAQVCETILVPQGEMQGLPPPPPPPPLPPPGIRPSSPVTALSHPPTTIVPGPHVPIMPPSPPSQVTPASESKRHPSTLPVISDARSVLLEAIRKGIQLRKVEEQREQEAKHERVENDVATILSRRIAVEYSDSEDDSEFDEVDWLE from the exons ATGCCATTGGTAAAAAGGAACATCGACCCCAGATACCTTTGTCATACAGCACTGCCCCGAGGCATTAAAAATGAACTAGAATGTGTTACCAATATCTCCTTGGCAAACATTATTAGGCAACTAAGTAGTCTAA GTAAATATGCAGAAGATATATTTGGTGAGCTTTTCAACGAGGCGCATAGTTTTTCCTTCAGAGTAAATTCCTTACAAGAACGTGTGGACCGCTTGTCTGTCAGTGTTACACAACTTGATCCAAAGGAAGAAGAAC TTTCATTACAGGATATAACAATGAGGAAAGCTTTCAGAAGTTCCACGACTCAAGATCAGCAGCTGTTTGACCGTAAGAGTCTTCCAATTCCACTGCAAGAGACTTACGATACATGTGAACAGCCTCCTCCACTCAACATACTTACACCTTACAG AGATGATGGAAAAGAGGGCTTGAAGTTTTACACCAATCCTTCATATTTCTTTGATCTTTGGAAAGAAAAGATGTTGCAAGATACAGAAGATAAacgaaaagaaaaaaggaagcagaag CAGAAGAATTTAGATCGTCCTCATGAACCGGAAAAAGTGCCGCGGGCTCCCCATGACAGacggagagagtggcagaagctAGCCCAGGGTCCAGAACTTGCTGAAGATGATGCGAGTCTCTTACATAAGCACATTGAAGTTGCTAATGGCCCTGCGTCACATTTTGAGACAAG ACCTCAGGCATATGTGGAGCACATGGATGGACCTTATTCCCTTTCTGCATTGCCATACAGCCAGATGACAGAACTACTGAATAGGGCAGAGGAACGTGTATTAGTAAGACCGCATgaaccacctccacccccacctaTGCACGGAGGTGGAGATGTGAAACCAATTCCACCATGTGTCAG CTCCACCTCAGGTTTGATTGAAAACCGTCCTCAGTCACCTGCTACGGGCAGAACACCAGTGTTTGTGAGtccgacgccgccgccgccgcctccaccccTTCCATCTGCTTTGTCTACTTCTTCATTAAGATCTGCAATGACTTCCACTCCTCCCCCTCCGGTGCCaccgcctccccctcctccaacagCTGCTTTGCAAGCTCCAGCTGTACCGCCacctccagctcctctccagattgctcctggaGTTTTgcaccctgctcctcctccaattgCACCTCCTTTAGCACAACCCTCTCCTCCAGTCACTAGAGCTGCCCAAGTGTGTGAAACCATTCTAGTTCCACAAGGTGAAATGCAAGGActtccaccaccgccaccaccacctccactgcCACCTCCTGGAATTCGGCCCTCGTCACCAGTCACAGCCCTCTCTCACCCTCCCACCACCATTGTCCCTGGCCCTCATGTCCCAataatgcctccctccccaccgtcCCAAGTCACTCCCGCTTCTGAATCCAAACGCCACCCATCAACACTACCTGTCATCAGTGATGCAAGAAGCGTCCTTCTGGAAGCAATACGAAAAG GTATTCAGTTACGAAAAGTTGAAGAGCAGCGTGAACAAGAAGCTAAACATGAACGTGTTGAGAATGATGTTGCTACTATATTGTCTCGTCGTATTGCTGTGGAATATAGCGATTCTGAAGATGACTCGGAGTTTGATGAAGTCGATTGGTTGGAATAG